AGCGGTCTGTTGGGCATTGGACTTCCGCGGTTTTGTTGATGATGCGGTCCTGCGTATGCGGCATGGGAGCTGCGACTAAAGTCTTAGAAAGAGAAGATGAGCAGCGTCATGTCGTCGTTCGGCTCCAGCCCGCTCGTATGCTTGGTTACTGCGCCGATGATGTCATTGGCCAGCTCTTCCGCGGACGAGGCGGAGGCCTTCTTGATGGCCTCGATCAGCCGTTCTTGCCCGAACTCCTCGTTGAGATCGTTTCTTGCCTCGGTAATCCCGTCAGTATAGATGATGAGCTTGTCGCCCTTATCGATTCGGACAGAAGTCGGAGGGAACTCCTGACCGGGGAGAACACCAAGTAGTATTCCGTGCTCACCCAAT
The window above is part of the bacterium genome. Proteins encoded here:
- a CDS encoding PP2C family protein-serine/threonine phosphatase encodes the protein LGEHGILLGVLPGQEFPPTSVRIDKGDKLIIYTDGITEARNDLNEEFGQERLIEAIKKASASSAEELANDIIGAVTKHTSGLEPNDDMTLLIFSF